One genomic window of Notamacropus eugenii isolate mMacEug1 chromosome 6, mMacEug1.pri_v2, whole genome shotgun sequence includes the following:
- the LOC140511602 gene encoding olfactory receptor 4B1-like has protein sequence MAVINNVTQLIFTGLFQDREAQRVSFVVFLPMYLATMLGNGLIILTINTSKSLRSPMYFFLNHLSLVEICYSSTVVPKFISGLLAENKTISLDGCITQIFFFHFFGVAETFLLTVMAYDRYVAICKPLRYVTIMSRPICHVLVFSSWLGGMLHSVIQILITVQLPFCGPNVIDHYFCDLHPLFKLACTDTFMVGVVVFANSGLSSVISLLFLISSYVVILVHLRNQSAEGRRKALSTCASHITVVLLFFGPATFLYLRPSSTFTEDKLVAVFYTVVTPMLNPIIYTLRNAEVKNAMKRLWRKKGNLRGE, from the coding sequence ATGGCTGTTATAAACAATGTGACCCAGTTGATATTCACAGGGCTCTTCCAGGATCGAGAAGCACAGAGAGTTTCTTTTGTGGTGTTTCTTCCCATGTACCTGGCCACAATGTTGGGCAATGGCCTCATCATCTTAACTATCAACACTAGCAAGAGCCTGAGATcccccatgtacttcttccttaACCATCTGTCCTTAGTAGAGATCTGTTACTCCTCTACGGTTGTTCCTAAATTCATTTCTGGTTTACTGGCTGAGAATAAAACCATTTCTTTGGATGGTTGCATTACCCAGatctttttcttccacttctttggTGTTGCTGAGACCTTCTTGCTCACAGTGATGGCCTATGACCGGTATGTGGCCATCTGTAAACCTCTGCGCTATGTGACCATCATGAGTCGTCCCATATGTCATGTGCTGGTGTTCAGCTCCTGGCTAGGGGGCATGTTGCACTCTGTGATTCAGATTCTTATCACTGTCCAATTGCCCTTCTGTGGTCCCAATGTGATTGACCATTATTTCTGTGACCTCCATCCCTTGTTCAAACTTGCATGTACTGATACTTTCATGGTAGGGGTTGTTGTGTTTGCCAATAGTGGTTTATCCTCTGTGATTTCCCTTCTGTTCTTGATTTCTTCTTATGTTGTTATCTTGGTTCACTTGAGAAATCAATCTGCAGAGGGGAGACGCAAGGCCCTCTCCACTTGTGCCTCCCACATCACTGTTGTCCTCTTATTCTTTGGTCCTGCTACCTTTCTCTACTTGCGGCCCTCTTCCACCTTCACTGAAGACAAACTTGTGGCTGTGTTTTACACGGTGGTTACTCCAATGTTGAACCCTATTATATATACCTTGAGAAATGCAGAAGTGAAGAATGCCATGAAGAGGCtgtggaggaagaaagggaacttGAGAGGGGAATGA